In Pectobacterium aroidearum, the following are encoded in one genomic region:
- a CDS encoding heparinase II/III family protein: MNRISLAIMMTTIFITPSVLAAVPDAHEFNAINIFTRDTVVKNLKKDHPRLLMTGEDIKIIQEQVKSDEEMKKLVDEVIRRAEGSLNEPVIHYKLTGNDASPSLLDTSRKAIKIILDNAFSWKITGDARFARKAKETVLAVSDFPDWNAQSRFLDAGEMMFAVAIGYDWLYDQFSAEEEKQIREALLEKGINWGLKAYADKDPAAPSLGFPWWATNWNEVCNGGVLAAVLATAEHYPERTRTLLNNIIPSLKMGLDAYKPDGASAEGPIYWSYGMTYRIIAQEMLRSAFGQDYGLSSDTVLEKTPWYRFAIEGFSGDGFNYGDAVEDQGYTPVYAWFGNRYKQDLIINAARGQMQKALARSAAGKVWGEFDRFLPLFALWYPQAVSVSGATTQDNFLFHGPSALFIYKKQFSDGGNVWLGIKSGDNKANHAHQDLGSFVLEYDGVRWANDLGKDYYNLPGYFDNAVRPSYFRVSALSHNTLTFDGDNQDPNGVATLIWDEKQSTARLELTRAYPHVAENILREYQLDGKAITISDAIQGTYNPKIYRWAMVTTAEITIKGNTALLTKEGRTINVIKDDDSAEFRVLSTKPADNRQKDNVGTSMLAVQKEIPAKSDYRINVTITP, translated from the coding sequence ATGAATAGAATCTCTCTGGCTATAATGATGACTACCATTTTCATCACTCCCTCCGTGCTGGCTGCTGTTCCTGACGCTCATGAATTTAACGCTATCAATATATTTACTCGCGATACTGTCGTTAAAAATTTAAAAAAAGATCATCCAAGATTATTGATGACTGGCGAGGATATAAAAATTATCCAAGAGCAGGTTAAAAGCGATGAAGAGATGAAAAAGCTGGTTGATGAGGTAATTAGAAGAGCTGAAGGAAGCCTTAATGAGCCGGTTATTCATTATAAATTGACTGGGAACGATGCATCACCTTCATTACTGGATACATCGCGGAAGGCTATAAAGATTATCCTGGATAATGCATTTTCCTGGAAAATCACCGGAGATGCTCGTTTCGCTAGAAAAGCGAAAGAAACCGTGCTTGCCGTATCTGACTTTCCTGACTGGAATGCGCAATCCCGTTTTCTTGATGCTGGAGAAATGATGTTTGCGGTGGCTATCGGCTATGACTGGCTTTACGACCAGTTCTCCGCCGAAGAAGAGAAGCAAATTCGGGAGGCACTACTTGAGAAGGGAATTAATTGGGGATTAAAAGCTTACGCTGACAAGGATCCCGCCGCGCCCAGCCTGGGGTTTCCGTGGTGGGCGACCAATTGGAATGAAGTCTGCAACGGCGGGGTGCTTGCAGCAGTTCTTGCTACCGCGGAACATTATCCCGAACGGACACGGACGCTGCTCAACAATATTATCCCCTCGCTGAAGATGGGGCTGGATGCCTATAAACCAGATGGCGCGAGTGCAGAAGGCCCCATTTATTGGAGCTACGGTATGACCTATCGCATTATTGCGCAGGAGATGCTGAGAAGCGCGTTTGGTCAGGATTATGGTTTATCGTCAGATACCGTTCTGGAAAAAACACCCTGGTATCGTTTTGCTATTGAAGGTTTCTCTGGTGATGGTTTCAACTACGGTGATGCGGTAGAAGATCAGGGTTATACCCCCGTTTATGCCTGGTTCGGCAATCGCTATAAACAAGATCTCATTATTAATGCTGCCAGAGGACAGATGCAGAAAGCGCTAGCGCGCTCAGCAGCAGGGAAGGTGTGGGGAGAGTTCGATCGCTTTTTGCCACTATTTGCGCTGTGGTATCCACAAGCCGTGAGCGTCAGTGGTGCAACGACACAAGATAACTTTCTGTTTCATGGACCATCAGCGCTTTTTATTTATAAGAAGCAATTTTCAGATGGGGGAAATGTCTGGTTAGGTATTAAGTCTGGTGACAATAAAGCGAATCATGCCCATCAGGATCTTGGCTCTTTTGTTCTGGAATATGATGGTGTCCGCTGGGCTAATGATTTAGGCAAAGACTATTATAATCTCCCCGGTTATTTTGATAATGCCGTGCGTCCATCGTATTTCCGCGTATCTGCCTTAAGCCATAACACGCTCACCTTTGATGGTGACAATCAGGATCCTAATGGCGTGGCGACACTCATTTGGGATGAAAAGCAATCAACGGCAAGGCTTGAATTAACACGAGCCTATCCTCATGTCGCGGAAAATATACTCAGAGAATATCAGTTAGATGGAAAAGCCATAACAATAAGTGATGCAATACAAGGAACCTACAACCCCAAAATATACCGTTGGGCAATGGTGACAACTGCCGAGATCACTATCAAGGGCAATACGGCATTGTTGACCAAAGAGGGTAGGACGATCAACGTGATAAAAGATGATGATTCTGCGGAATTTCGTGTTCTATCGACAAAACCTGCCGATAACCGACAAAAGGACAACGTGGGGACATCCATGTTGGCAGTACAAAAGGAAATACCTGCAAAATCTGATTACAGAATCAATGTCACTATTACGCCATGA
- a CDS encoding alginate lyase family protein, which yields MDICLSKKKGVFFLIIIFLSLFLSVLRVGHAAVNDKAFLHPGMLYTQADLERMKAGVNNKQEPWYTDWQLLQSHYLASATYSVTPKAVVYRNDPTNGSAGNGELQNSASAALSLAIEWAMTKNPAYANAAIKILNGWSTTLTAIKGNDAQLAASLYGYKLLNAAEILRYTGSGWSSADIAQFSKMMTNVFYPLTSTYGQVNGGWANGNWDAADTLFHLSLGVWLNDSELYNSAVTYFKQGEGNGSVIHYVQNENGQLQESGRDQAHAQGGLGLLVMAAQIGYNQRQYHTSGADMVSYPNNSYPLVKAAEYTAKYNLGYTVPYTPIPGKGYTLADMGKGRAWIPGLTISSAFRGEFRPIYRGIFSLFTAAGVSETQLPYTKEVISRMPIGKFYFDHPSYEGLINATDSSSSDNMYIVLQSVSKSRNNDNTGTLAAVTGESAPITVNGVNPSVNSGIQAVYLNQNKFAFRSIQTGKYISATSDGRLVASANNVTDSESFIYTDSGNGNGTLLSVSNKRFLIMDSDTYQISATGTGVSNDNGRWMMLYPDPTALGVVK from the coding sequence ATGGATATCTGTTTGAGTAAGAAAAAAGGTGTTTTTTTCTTAATAATTATATTTTTGAGTCTGTTTCTAAGCGTACTCAGAGTAGGACACGCGGCCGTCAATGATAAAGCCTTCCTGCATCCGGGTATGCTTTATACGCAAGCGGATTTGGAGCGGATGAAGGCAGGGGTTAATAATAAGCAGGAGCCTTGGTATACGGATTGGCAACTGCTGCAATCTCACTATTTGGCAAGCGCCACGTATTCAGTCACGCCAAAAGCGGTGGTATACCGAAACGATCCCACAAATGGCAGTGCGGGAAATGGCGAGCTACAGAATAGTGCTTCAGCCGCATTGTCCCTCGCAATTGAATGGGCGATGACAAAAAATCCCGCCTATGCGAATGCGGCGATAAAAATTCTGAATGGCTGGTCAACGACATTGACGGCAATTAAGGGCAACGACGCACAGCTTGCCGCCAGCCTGTATGGCTATAAATTGCTTAATGCGGCTGAGATATTACGCTATACCGGCAGCGGCTGGTCGTCGGCTGATATTGCGCAGTTTAGTAAAATGATGACCAACGTATTTTACCCATTGACCAGCACCTATGGTCAGGTCAATGGCGGTTGGGCGAATGGTAATTGGGATGCGGCCGACACGCTATTTCACCTGAGTTTAGGGGTCTGGCTGAACGATTCTGAATTATATAATAGCGCTGTAACGTATTTTAAACAGGGCGAGGGCAATGGTTCGGTTATCCATTATGTACAAAATGAGAATGGCCAATTGCAGGAGAGTGGCCGCGATCAGGCGCATGCGCAAGGGGGATTAGGCTTATTGGTGATGGCGGCGCAGATTGGTTATAACCAGCGCCAGTATCATACAAGCGGGGCAGATATGGTGAGCTACCCGAATAATAGCTATCCACTGGTTAAGGCGGCGGAATACACCGCGAAATATAATCTGGGATATACGGTGCCCTATACGCCGATTCCTGGTAAAGGTTATACGCTTGCGGATATGGGAAAAGGGCGCGCATGGATCCCCGGTCTGACCATCTCTTCTGCATTTCGTGGCGAATTCAGGCCAATATATCGTGGCATTTTCAGCTTATTCACCGCAGCCGGTGTGTCTGAAACTCAACTGCCTTACACGAAAGAAGTTATCAGTCGTATGCCGATAGGTAAGTTTTATTTTGATCATCCTTCCTATGAAGGATTAATCAATGCGACAGATTCTTCTTCATCCGACAATATGTATATTGTGTTGCAGTCCGTCAGCAAATCTCGGAATAACGATAACACGGGAACGCTGGCTGCCGTCACGGGTGAGTCCGCGCCAATTACCGTAAATGGGGTCAATCCGTCGGTAAATAGTGGGATTCAGGCGGTTTATCTTAATCAAAACAAATTCGCTTTCCGTTCGATACAGACAGGGAAATATATTTCTGCCACCTCGGATGGTCGTTTAGTTGCATCTGCCAACAACGTGACCGACAGCGAATCCTTTATTTATACCGATTCTGGCAATGGTAATGGAACGTTATTGTCCGTATCGAATAAGCGTTTCCTGATTATGGATTCTGATACCTATCAAATTTCAGCGACTGGAACGGGCGTTAGCAATGATAATGGCCGGTGGATGATGTTATATCCCGATCCAACAGCGTTAGGTGTTGTTAAGTAA
- a CDS encoding pirin family protein: MIYLRQAQDRGHANHGWLDSWHTFSFADYYDPDFMGFSALRVINEDVIEGGQGFGTHPHKDMEILTYVLSGAVEHQDSMGNKEQVPAGEFQIMSAGTGIRHSEYNASKDEPLHLYQIWIIPEKTGLTPRYEQKRFDVQQGRQLVLSPDAREGSLKVFQDMTLWRWALKAQEQSVYQIQADRRVWVQVVRGTVEINGQKAEASDAFAVWDETAISVHASEDSEILLFDLPPV; the protein is encoded by the coding sequence ATGATCTATTTACGTCAAGCGCAAGATCGCGGACATGCGAATCACGGCTGGCTCGACAGCTGGCACACGTTCTCCTTTGCCGATTATTACGATCCTGATTTCATGGGATTTTCGGCACTGCGCGTCATTAATGAAGACGTTATCGAAGGCGGGCAGGGCTTTGGCACACATCCGCACAAAGATATGGAAATTCTGACCTATGTTTTATCCGGTGCCGTTGAGCATCAGGACAGCATGGGAAATAAAGAGCAGGTGCCAGCAGGCGAATTCCAGATTATGAGTGCGGGTACCGGTATTCGTCACTCTGAATACAATGCCAGCAAGGACGAACCGCTGCATCTGTACCAAATCTGGATTATCCCGGAAAAAACCGGGCTGACGCCGCGCTACGAGCAGAAACGCTTTGATGTGCAACAAGGACGCCAGTTAGTGCTGTCACCGGATGCGCGTGAAGGCTCGCTGAAAGTCTTTCAGGATATGACGCTGTGGCGCTGGGCGCTGAAAGCGCAGGAGCAATCGGTGTATCAGATTCAGGCTGACCGTCGCGTCTGGGTTCAGGTGGTGCGTGGTACGGTAGAGATTAACGGCCAGAAAGCGGAAGCTAGCGATGCGTTCGCAGTCTGGGACGAAACGGCGATTTCTGTACACGCCAGCGAAGACAGTGAAATTCTGCTGTTTGATTTGCCGCCAGTATAA
- the gntR gene encoding gluconate operon transcriptional repressor GntR, with product MKKKRPVLQDVADRVGITKMTVSRYLRNPAQVSAALQEKIAIALDELGYIPNLAPNMLASSTSRAIGVLLPSLTNQVFAEVLRGIERTAEAHGYQTMLAHYGYHPDKEEQRLTSLLSYHIDGLILAERTHTPRTRQMLDVAGIPVVELMDSVSPCLDMAVGFDNVEAGRQMTLRMVALGHRHIVYLGARQDERTIMRCRGYEQAMWESDLKSYCVMSERASSYSLGGELLRQTQTEYPQVDSVFCTNDDLAVGAMFECQRQGLRVPEDIGVAGFHGHDIGQAMVPKLASVLTPREHMGRVGTERLLARLRGEPVAQGMVDVGFTVLDGESL from the coding sequence ATGAAGAAGAAAAGACCCGTTCTCCAGGACGTTGCTGACCGCGTTGGGATTACCAAAATGACGGTAAGCCGCTATTTGCGTAACCCTGCGCAGGTGTCAGCCGCGTTGCAGGAAAAGATCGCTATTGCATTGGATGAGCTGGGCTATATTCCCAATCTCGCGCCGAATATGCTCGCCAGCTCCACCAGCCGGGCGATTGGGGTGCTGCTGCCGTCATTAACCAATCAGGTTTTTGCCGAGGTATTACGTGGGATTGAGCGTACGGCGGAAGCGCACGGTTACCAGACCATGTTGGCGCACTATGGCTATCATCCTGACAAAGAAGAACAGCGCCTGACCTCACTGCTGTCGTATCACATCGATGGGCTTATTCTGGCCGAACGTACCCACACGCCGCGAACGCGCCAGATGCTGGACGTCGCCGGCATTCCAGTCGTGGAACTGATGGATTCCGTCTCACCCTGTCTGGATATGGCCGTTGGGTTTGATAACGTTGAAGCCGGGCGTCAGATGACGCTGCGTATGGTCGCGTTGGGGCATCGTCATATCGTCTATCTCGGGGCGCGGCAGGATGAGCGTACGATTATGCGCTGCCGGGGCTACGAGCAGGCGATGTGGGAAAGCGATCTCAAAAGTTACTGCGTGATGAGCGAGCGGGCGTCTTCCTATTCGCTCGGTGGTGAGCTGCTGCGGCAGACACAGACGGAATACCCGCAGGTCGATAGCGTATTTTGTACCAACGACGACTTAGCCGTCGGCGCGATGTTTGAATGCCAGCGCCAGGGATTGCGCGTGCCGGAAGATATCGGTGTAGCGGGTTTCCACGGGCACGATATTGGTCAGGCGATGGTGCCTAAGCTGGCGAGCGTACTGACACCGCGTGAGCACATGGGGCGTGTCGGCACCGAGCGTTTACTGGCTCGTCTGCGGGGCGAGCCAGTTGCTCAGGGCATGGTCGATGTCGGTTTTACCGTGCTGGACGGTGAAAGCCTTTAA
- a CDS encoding gluconokinase, translating to MSGRSIILMGVSGSGKSSVGAELGRAIQAKFIDGDDLHPRANIQKMASGTPLNDDDRAPWLERLSDVAYSLAHKNETGIIVCSALKKRYRDRLREGNEKMVFIYLKGSFELVLERHKARAGHFMPTDLLKSQFDALEEPGSDEPDVLKVDIDGTREEVVQRCVEALRAAG from the coding sequence ATGTCAGGTCGAAGCATTATTCTGATGGGCGTATCAGGCAGTGGAAAATCCTCAGTTGGCGCTGAACTTGGCCGCGCCATTCAGGCAAAATTTATTGATGGCGACGATCTGCATCCGCGCGCGAATATCCAGAAAATGGCCAGCGGCACGCCACTGAACGATGACGACCGTGCACCGTGGCTGGAGCGGCTTAGCGATGTCGCTTACAGCCTGGCACACAAAAACGAGACCGGCATCATCGTCTGTTCCGCGCTGAAAAAGCGTTACCGCGACCGCCTGCGCGAAGGGAACGAAAAGATGGTGTTTATCTATTTGAAAGGCAGCTTTGAGCTAGTGCTCGAGCGTCACAAAGCCAGAGCAGGCCACTTCATGCCAACGGATCTGCTGAAAAGTCAGTTCGATGCGCTGGAAGAACCGGGCAGCGATGAACCGGATGTCCTGAAGGTCGATATTGACGGCACACGGGAAGAAGTCGTACAGCGCTGCGTTGAGGCACTGCGTGCAGCAGGCTAA
- a CDS encoding GntP family permease translates to MTEITSAYSASVLLTIAAGAVALLLVLIMRFKVHAFLALTLVSLVTALVTKTPYEKIVPTLLSGFGSTLASVALLVGLGAMIGRLLEVTGGAKVLADTLINKFGEQRAPFALGIASLLFGFPIFFDAGLVVMLPIIFSVAKRFGGSTLKYAFPAAGAFAAMHALVPPHPGPVAASELLGANIGLLVIIGGLIALPTWYFGGYLYGLYAGKKFDIKLPSSFLSAVETDTSVKPPRFSVVLSILLLPLVLIFLDTGLNTLTVMGIVSGDSGLVQFLRMLGKTPVALLITVFFALIVFSGDKSRSHLEKICDGALGPICSIILVTGAGGMFGGVLRASGIGNALAGALADTGMPVIVAAFVVSAALRVAQGSATVALTTTAALMAPTVAATTGLSQFDLCFIVVAIAGGATVLSHVNDSGFWLVSRFLEMDEKTTLKTWTVMETLLGTIAFLIAVIGSILL, encoded by the coding sequence ATGACAGAAATAACATCCGCCTATAGCGCCAGTGTGCTATTAACCATCGCCGCAGGCGCAGTCGCACTGTTACTGGTGTTGATTATGCGCTTTAAAGTGCATGCTTTTCTGGCTTTGACACTGGTAAGTTTGGTCACTGCTCTGGTGACGAAAACTCCATACGAGAAGATTGTCCCCACGTTGCTCAGTGGCTTCGGTAGTACGCTGGCTTCTGTTGCTCTGCTGGTTGGTTTGGGAGCAATGATTGGCCGTTTGCTGGAAGTCACCGGTGGCGCGAAGGTGTTGGCTGATACGCTGATCAACAAGTTCGGTGAACAGCGAGCACCCTTTGCGCTCGGTATTGCTTCACTGCTCTTTGGCTTCCCGATCTTCTTTGATGCGGGTTTGGTTGTCATGCTGCCGATTATTTTCAGCGTAGCAAAACGCTTTGGTGGTTCGACATTAAAATATGCCTTCCCCGCTGCGGGTGCTTTTGCTGCTATGCACGCGTTAGTGCCGCCACATCCCGGTCCGGTTGCGGCCAGTGAATTGCTGGGTGCCAATATTGGCCTGTTAGTGATTATCGGTGGCCTTATTGCGTTACCCACCTGGTATTTCGGCGGTTATCTCTATGGGTTATACGCAGGTAAAAAATTCGATATCAAGCTGCCTTCGAGCTTCTTGTCTGCGGTTGAAACGGATACGAGCGTTAAACCACCGCGTTTTTCCGTGGTGCTGAGTATCCTGCTGCTGCCACTGGTGCTGATTTTTCTCGATACCGGACTCAATACGTTAACGGTAATGGGTATTGTCAGCGGTGATAGTGGACTGGTGCAGTTCCTGCGTATGTTAGGAAAAACGCCGGTTGCATTATTGATCACGGTGTTTTTTGCGCTGATAGTCTTTAGTGGTGATAAGAGCCGCTCACACCTTGAAAAAATCTGTGATGGGGCGCTAGGGCCGATTTGTTCGATTATCCTGGTAACTGGCGCGGGCGGCATGTTCGGTGGCGTGCTACGTGCCAGCGGGATTGGTAATGCTTTGGCTGGCGCACTGGCTGATACGGGGATGCCAGTGATTGTTGCTGCATTTGTCGTGTCTGCGGCACTGCGTGTGGCGCAGGGGTCGGCGACGGTGGCGCTGACGACGACGGCGGCGCTGATGGCACCCACCGTGGCGGCGACCACAGGCTTAAGTCAGTTTGACCTGTGCTTTATTGTGGTAGCAATTGCGGGTGGTGCGACCGTTCTGTCGCATGTGAACGATTCTGGCTTCTGGCTGGTGAGTCGTTTCCTTGAGATGGATGAGAAAACGACCCTGAAAACCTGGACGGTAATGGAAACGTTGCTCGGGACTATCGCGTTCCTGATTGCGGTAATAGGCAGTATTTTGCTCTGA
- a CDS encoding YhgN family NAAT transporter yields MTEMISATVLLLLIMDPLGNLPIFMSVLKHLDPKRRRVVLIREMLIALGLMLIFLFAGERILAFLNLRTETVSISGGIVLFLIAIRMIFPSQEGNSSGLPAGEEPFLVPMAIPLVAGPSILAALMLLSHQYPNQLPHLTLALFIAWSISFIILLMSDVFLRLLGEKGVSALEKLMGLILVMLSTQMFLDGVRAYMKL; encoded by the coding sequence ATGACAGAAATGATCTCCGCAACGGTGCTGCTGTTGCTCATTATGGATCCACTCGGCAACCTGCCGATTTTTATGTCCGTGCTCAAGCATCTCGATCCCAAACGCCGACGCGTGGTGTTGATCCGTGAAATGCTGATCGCCCTCGGGCTGATGCTGATTTTCCTGTTCGCGGGTGAGCGTATTCTGGCGTTCCTGAATCTGCGTACCGAAACCGTCTCCATTTCCGGCGGTATCGTGCTGTTTCTTATCGCGATTCGTATGATTTTCCCTTCACAAGAAGGCAACAGCAGCGGTCTGCCAGCCGGTGAAGAACCGTTTCTGGTGCCAATGGCGATTCCACTGGTGGCGGGACCGTCGATCCTTGCGGCACTGATGCTGCTGTCCCACCAGTATCCTAATCAGCTTCCTCATCTGACGCTGGCGCTGTTTATCGCCTGGAGTATCTCCTTCATCATCCTGCTGATGTCGGATGTGTTCTTGCGTTTGCTGGGTGAAAAAGGCGTGAGCGCGCTGGAGAAATTGATGGGATTGATTCTGGTAATGCTGTCGACGCAGATGTTCCTCGACGGCGTGCGCGCTTATATGAAGTTATAG
- the asd gene encoding aspartate-semialdehyde dehydrogenase: protein MKNVGFIGWRGMVGSVLMQRMVEERDFDVIHPVFFSTSQHGEAAPALGGHQGVLQDAYNIEALRALDIIITCQGGDYTNEVYPKLRESGWQGYWIDAASSLRMKDDAIIILDPVNHGVIQQGLDKGIKTFAGGNCTVSLMLMSLGGLFANNLVEWVSAATYQAASGGGARHMRELLTQMGALHGEVAKELQDPASAILDIERKVTALTRSGSLPTDNFGVPLAGSLIPWIDKQLDNGQSREEWKGQAETNKILGTSSVIPVDGLCVRVGALRCHSQAFTIKLKKDVALPEIEQLLATHNDWVKVVPNDRDITMRELTPAAVTGTLSTPVGRLRKLNMGPEYLSAFTVGDQLLWGAAEPLRRMLRILL, encoded by the coding sequence ATGAAAAATGTTGGTTTTATTGGCTGGCGCGGTATGGTCGGCTCGGTTCTCATGCAGCGCATGGTGGAAGAACGCGACTTTGATGTGATTCACCCGGTATTCTTTTCAACGTCTCAGCACGGCGAAGCAGCTCCGGCGTTAGGTGGTCATCAAGGCGTGTTGCAGGATGCTTATAATATCGAAGCACTGCGCGCGCTGGACATCATCATTACCTGTCAGGGCGGCGATTATACCAATGAAGTCTACCCAAAGCTGCGTGAAAGTGGCTGGCAGGGTTATTGGATCGATGCCGCCTCCTCGCTGCGTATGAAAGATGACGCGATTATTATTCTGGATCCGGTTAACCACGGGGTGATTCAGCAGGGGCTGGATAAAGGCATCAAAACCTTTGCTGGCGGCAACTGTACCGTTAGCCTGATGCTGATGTCATTGGGCGGTCTGTTTGCTAACAATCTGGTGGAGTGGGTTTCTGCCGCGACGTATCAGGCTGCTTCTGGCGGCGGTGCGCGTCACATGCGTGAGCTGCTGACCCAAATGGGCGCGCTGCACGGTGAAGTGGCGAAAGAGCTACAGGATCCGGCGTCTGCGATTCTGGATATCGAACGTAAAGTGACAGCGCTGACCCGTAGCGGTTCGCTGCCGACTGATAACTTCGGTGTGCCGTTGGCGGGTAGCCTGATTCCGTGGATCGACAAACAGCTGGATAACGGCCAGAGCCGTGAAGAGTGGAAAGGCCAGGCGGAAACCAACAAGATTCTGGGTACCAGCAGCGTCATTCCTGTCGACGGTCTCTGCGTGCGCGTCGGCGCACTGCGCTGCCACAGCCAGGCGTTCACCATCAAACTGAAGAAAGATGTGGCGCTGCCGGAAATCGAACAACTGCTGGCAACTCACAACGACTGGGTGAAAGTGGTACCGAACGATCGCGACATCACCATGCGTGAACTGACGCCTGCTGCGGTAACCGGCACGCTCTCCACGCCAGTGGGTCGTCTGCGTAAGCTGAACATGGGGCCGGAATACCTGTCCGCCTTCACGGTCGGCGATCAGCTGCTGTGGGGAGCCGCTGAACCGCTGCGCCGTATGCTGCGCATCCTGCTGTAG
- a CDS encoding GNAT family N-acetyltransferase yields MSTDSEKDISRVLTWENQKFVVTTNNDLLDIHAIHCYLTRSSWAEGIDIDTVQESITNSLNFGLFTDDKQIGFARVVTDFATFGYLCDVYVLEEYQQQKLGSWLMECCLDHPVLKRLRRIMLVTSTAPWLYEKAGYSPVNKENYVWAITRPDIYQSKMHQA; encoded by the coding sequence ATGAGTACTGACAGTGAAAAGGATATCTCACGTGTATTAACATGGGAAAATCAGAAATTTGTTGTTACGACGAATAATGATCTACTGGATATTCATGCCATACATTGTTATTTAACGCGTTCAAGTTGGGCTGAAGGCATTGATATCGACACTGTTCAGGAATCTATCACTAACAGCCTTAATTTCGGTTTATTTACTGACGATAAGCAGATTGGATTCGCGCGTGTCGTGACGGATTTTGCGACTTTTGGTTATCTCTGTGATGTTTATGTGCTGGAAGAATATCAGCAGCAAAAGTTGGGAAGCTGGTTAATGGAATGCTGCCTTGACCATCCGGTACTTAAACGACTGCGGCGTATTATGCTTGTGACATCCACAGCGCCATGGCTCTATGAAAAAGCAGGGTATTCTCCGGTTAACAAAGAAAACTATGTCTGGGCGATTACGCGTCCCGATATCTATCAATCGAAGATGCATCAGGCTTGA